DNA sequence from the Salminus brasiliensis chromosome 3, fSalBra1.hap2, whole genome shotgun sequence genome:
TGATGTCATGAGCCTTTGGGAAAGTTTAAGGGGACGTCAGCTCCTGGACGTAGGGATCCAGTtgggaattcactgagctcaggtcctgctgcagacgcACCTTCAGCTGCTCGGCCTCCTGGGAAATCTTGGCCATCAAGTCCTGAGTCAGTGGTGTCATCTGCCCACGAACGGCTACTGCATACTGGCTGATGGCATCTGCACTCTCGGAGATCCTGGCACtgagcagaaacagaaagatAGACATAAATTCCCAAACATCTTTGATAAATGGCAGGTGTTTGTTAATTTACATCCCACATTGGTTGAAAACGGGGTAATTATTCAGACATCTAACATGTTAAATTACCTTTGGAGGTAATGAGAAAGGGCATTGAAAGGGCAGGCACAAATATATCTGCTAAAAATATTTAGCTAAGACTAGCTTTAGCCGGCAGCTGGTTGGATAAAAATATACCCTCTGCTGGTCAATTAGCTGGTAAAGCTAATAGACTAGCTAAGCAATTTGACCAGTAAGGATAGAACCAGCCTAATCAGCCTAATCAGATTAGTAAAGTGGGCTACCATTCAGCAAGTGAATTGATGGAAACTTCCAcacagaggtgtcaagtaacaaaacacaaatactttgttacttacttaagtagaaattttggttatctatacttgaGTACCTATATTGAAATAATTACTTTTCAGCTGACTTTTTACCTcccttacattttcacacaattatctgtaccttccacttcttacattttcaaaaCAGTCTCATTACTCCTAATTCATTTCGATTTGTTTTTATCCTGGCTTGTTATTgctccaaaaaacaaaacaaaaaaatccccTAACCAGATCAATCGCGCTATCCGGaaagtgtaaaatagtgtatgTAGCTTAGTATGAAGATGTCTGTGGCAGAAACTCAAGTGTAATGTCCCAACGAAAGTTTAAGGGACTGCATGTGGGGGCGCTGTTCAAAGCTCCTGGTGTGCAAGACTGAGAAACCCTGTAGCATTTCTCTGTGGGCCTCACTACACCATGTGCACACATTTAATCAACCAGCCACATTGGATACCACGAAACTGCTTGCTCAGGTAACACAGAGAATCTTGTTGGCACAATATCAGGGTGGAATCTGTTAACCTGACCTGGCAAAGTAATTTAgatttcctgatctcagtgacTTTTGACACAAGCTGTGACTGCATTTGATCAAAATCACAAAATTTCTCAAATATCCAACCTTAGATAAGGGTGGTGTAATTTTTAAATAGATGCACCCCATGTGAAAACCACCCAAAGGTCCCTGCATTGCATTTAGACATAATAATATGGGCATAATAAGggcataattaaataaataaataaaacagtccTGCTATTTTGTTTTTACCAGGATGTATTTATGATATGTTTGTTCATCTAAaagtattataaaaaataatataatacaattattattaaatgtaggCTActctacatttttttatttctgtaaaaTCTCCCATGTTTCGAAAAGTGGGACAGTAAAATTTGTTCTAAAACATTCTAAAAGCACTACAAGCATAAATGTGCTAAGGGGTAGAAATTGTGCTATGAATTTTCAGAGCTTAAATCTTCTAATGGATTATTTGAAATGTTTAAATAGAAGAGCAAATGATGTTCATAACTGGGGGTGACTGCACCTCTGTTAAAAGagttttttctaaataatttaatattttaacttTGTCATTCACGACAGGTTTGAATGTTTAGCTGTGCTTGCAGCTCTTCTTTTTCATAATAATGGATATTCAGTGTCTTTCTAATAAATCCTCTCTATCACACAAAAACTCaaaatatctccaaaacaggaaaaaggtcatttcttttattattctgagtcattttggaacatttctattggtcctttacATTATTgtcattcatcatggaattttgACATACTGTGAAGATCAagtgccagatttacattaggTCAAAACGTGAAAAATGCCAGGAGGCCTATGagggttttgcatgacagcaatacAATGCATCAAAACTATTACAGTGCTTCCTTACCTGATTTTGTAAGAGCAAAAATACTGAAAGTGGTCAATTTACTGAGCATGAGATCGCACATTTAGCCTTCAGTGTTTCTGAGACAACCTGGCTTTAAGAAAACTGATATGTGTACCATTTTCTCTGTTGGTTTGATTAGGACTAATCATTAGTTAGAGTGGTGAACTTAATGCATTGGCTTAAGAGGTCCATGTTAAGGCTCATTCACTCTACAGTATAATGTAATCCTGGTCAGACTGTACAATTTAGAAGAATCCCCAATCACATTTACCATCCCTTAATCTTTACAAGACAGGCTCCTTGCCTCCAGAGGTCACTGTCACCACAGTGCTGTTTTCCCCTGTGATCAACTGTTTACTTTTAACCCTGTCCTTTACAATATGTGACTCAAATCAGctcttgtttttgttcttcagctctgttatttcaaattaaaactaAAAAGATTCACCGAAATGAttgaaaacactgctgtgaacaatacattttttatttcagtttctttacaaaTACAAACTGACCAACACTGATAAATATAAAGGAACACAAGTCAAACTTCATCTGTAAATCCAGCAGATCAGCTATTATTTAAGTCCTTTGTGTAACTGGAAAATGAGAATCTCAGCAGACAAGATGTTTTACTGGCTGCTCTTTGCAAACGACTCCCAGAGACTGGTCAGCTGGGCCTTCAGGTCCTCAGCATAGGGGTCCAGTTGCCTCTGCATCTCTTGGCCTTTATGCACCAGCTGGTCTTGGAAATTCTCAGCCATTGGGATCATGGTCTTCTGGAAGTCCTGCAGATGCTGTTCCAGtttctgcttcagctcctcagtctGGGGCCCAAGCTGGGCCGGCAGCTCCTTCATGCTCTTCTCCAGGCTGGCCCTCATCTCCTCACTCTTCTGCAGCAGAGTGGCTTTCAGAGCCTCGGAGTCCATTTCAGTGTAAGGGGCCAcatccttcttcagctgctccACTTGCTGCTGGAGATTAGACGTCAGCTCCTGGACGTAGGGATCCAGTtgggaattcactgagctcaggtcctgctgcagacgcACCTTCAGCTGCTCGGCCTCCTGGGAAATCTTGGCCATCAAGTCCTGAGTCAGTGGTGTCATCTGCCCACGAACGGCTACTGCATACTGGCTGATGGCATCTGCACTCTCGGAGATCCTGGCACtgagcagaaacagaaagatAGACATAAATTCCCAAACATCTTTGATAAATGGCAGGTGTTTGTTAATTTACATCCCACATTGGTTGAAAACGGGGTAATTATTCAGACATCTAACACGTTAAATTACCTTTGGAGGTAATGAGAAAGGGCATTGAAAGGGCAGGCACAAATATATCTGCTAAAAATATTTAGCTAAGACTAGCTTTAGCCGGCAGCTGGTTGGATAAAAATATACCCTCTGCTGGTCAATTAGCTGGTAAAGCTAATAGACTAGCTAAGCAATTTGACCAGTAAGGATAGAACCAGCCTAATCAGCCTAATCAGATTAGTAAAGTGGGCTACCATTCAGCAAGTGAATTGATGGAAACTTCCAcacagaggtgtcaagtaacaaaacacaaatactttgttacttacttaagtagaaattttggttatctatacttgaGTACCTATATTGAAATAATTACTTTTCAGCTGACTTTTTACCTcccttacattttcacacaattatctgtaccttccacttcttacattttcaaaaCAGTCTCATTACTCCTAATTCATTTCGATTTGTTTTTATCCTGGCTTGTTATTgctccaaaaaacaaaacaaaaaaatccccTAACCAGATCAATCGCGCTATCCGGaaagtgtaaaatagtgtatgTAGCTTAGTATGAAGATGTCTGTGGCAGAAACTCAAGTGTAATGTCCCAACGAAGCTCCACATTTACCTTCCAATAaaggttattgatcacatgccGCTGAAGTTTGTCTTTTTGCACCATTAGAATACTCataggcaactactcatcatatttccTGCTCCATGAAACACAAATTAATTCTCAGTAGTTCATGACTAGTTACAGATGCTCCTGTAATATatctgatattactaaaatgcatttgtttttcaatgggcagatctgcagctgtggcatggcctaagcttttggcatttgttttcttacattacttttactcttATACTTTAAGTTGTTAAAAGCAGTGCTTTTACAcatttacttgagtaaaaagcttaagttgatccTTCAACTTCTAttgaagtctttttaaaccctagtatctacacttctacctgagtaatgaatgtaaatacttttgacacctttggctACTGACAGCTCATCATAACTCAGTGTGGAAAAGTGTTTAGTTAGAAAATACATGACCTTCAGGCACTAGACCTGCCATATTTTAAATATGACTGAGTGAGCTGACTGAGCAATAGGCAAGATCTAATCAAGTCTGAGCAGAAGACCCACATGATGTTCACCTCTGTTATTTTATCTGACACTCACTTGACTTCTTGTCCCATTTCAGACTCTCTGATCTTCTGCAGAATGTCTTCAGTCGTTAGAGTTGCCTTTGCAACGTAATCCCAGAAGGCGTCCTTCACAATCTCCATACTGGGCTTGGCCTGGTTCGGCCACATCGGGTTGGCATGGCAACCTTTGGGCATTAAAATAACAGAATTCAGGGATGGTTTATGATGAATATGTTTTAACACTGATCTACATTTTCTGTTCAGATCAACAGCAAACAATAGAAATGTGCTCACCAGCAAAAGCAGCAATGGCAAGGACAACAAGGACCCTCATGGCTGGATGTGTAAGATACCCTGAAGTGGAAAACAAATGGTCAGCAACAACACTGGTTATGTCCACATATCTTGTGTCAGAATGTCAAAATAAATGCacaaatagaaatggtccagaattatttaaaacacAAGCTTGTTATATTAACTTACACTGAAATGTAAGAATGTTTTTAACAGAACTGTCCACTTACTTACCTAAATTGTCTTGTGAGTCCTTCTCCCAGAATGTGAATGAGTGTCAGCAGGCATTAGGTCTCTATATATACAGATTACAGAGCTTTGATGAAGGAGACAAAGTCCAAAACTCCTGCCCTGCTGTCACCACTGTGCTGTTGCTCATGCCACATCACACACTCCAACTCAACTTAACTGGACTGAACTCTAAATCATCAGTCTTTTATCACTGTTTAGTTCAGCAGCAAGGCCTGCTTTGAAATCAACAACTGCAGCTGCAAAATGGTTTGATTTTAATAAGAGATGTTTCTATAGAAtctttatattatatagatAGTTTCTATAGATATCAGTATAATGAAGGTTTATTAGATGAAGTTTTCCCTGGTAAAAACAATTGTAGACCATTTGAACAAGCCTGATACATTTTTGGATGCAATGAGCAAAGGCATGTTGACAGACCAAAGGGTGCAACATTTCATTATAAGACAATAACATCTTTCCAACTGTTGAGCACTGTTTGGATTAATCAAGCTTtgggggttgtgttgcagctaGTGGCACTGGTACCGGTAGAGAAACAATAGATTTAATTAAATACCACCAATTCAGGAAGCAAACATTacatcaaatgtaaaaaaaaaagaaaaaaaaaatctgaacatGAAACAAGGATGGCTTCTACTATAGGATACTGGtcctaaacacactgtaaaatcCACAATAGCCCACTAGGCACAAGCTAGAGGTTTTGCTATCCCCTCACAGTCCTCCAATCTTAACATCATCTTAAAAATGTGGATAGTCCTTAAAAGAGCAGGGTATACAAAACTGCCCAAGAATTTCACAGAACTGGACAtcttttgcaaggaagaatataaaactgtaaaagatggaaatgCAAAAGTAACCTTACTTAAagtattaaagaaatgtgttgCTATAACTTTAAGCTTAGCTGTTTACAGTAACCAAGGTTTTCATCAGGGGTGCTTAAACTTGTACCCCTCAGCTTAACTAAATCTACAGAGATGAACCGGGATACTCTAAATCAGTGTGAAGTGAAGGCAAACTGAACTCACATTCTAGACAAATCTGATTTACACTATTAGTTAAAAGTCTCCTGATAATCTACTGAATTATAATTATTGTATtgatatcactgctgtccaacgACAACCATGTTTCTCCAATTTTGtcagttttttgttttctccattgtttgaaccctgtagctgcttctgtacactgtgtaaataattctggatgaactgaccaatagaaatgctctaaattactgggaataaacttttattttacattgaattCCATTCAAGGATGTGTAGTTTTGATGTAGAAACAGCATCTAAACATGGCAAACAGTCAATGTTAAAACTACTAAATTATACTAAATTATAATATTTGAGATTTGTCTCTCATACATGGCATGTTGTACACTCAAATGGAATGACTTTTGACACTGTTATGAATGTGATTCCTATTTACACTGAAAGCACAGTTTATGTGTTCATCTTTTACACcaaaacacatacagtatataccatatttataaatatataatttatgtgTAGTACTGTATAAATATACAAACCCCTCATTCAAATTCACCATAAAATTACAATTCACATGACAGACTTTGGTTACATTTGGTCAAAGCTTATTCCCCTCCTGGATGATGTATAACTTGGTTATCACATGAAACCCTGCATTCCAGTGAACTAAGCAATCTGTGCACTGAACTCACTGATAAGCCTACAATTAGCATACAAAATGTAATGAATGACCTTAGCTCTTCTTTATCTTTGCATGTCACTTAATGAAACAATGGTAGAACTGGCCTGTGTTCTTATATTGATCCAGTGGTTTGCTCACTTATTAATGACATTAGATTAAAGAATAAACCCTGATGATCAATGGTAGGATCTTTTCTATTCAGGGATCTGAATTGTCATGTCAAACCCTTGAACTGTGGCAACCTGGTCCAGTATGTAGGTTCACACCACATAGCATACATATTAGCATCATAAGAGTTAGCCCAAATAAATAATGTGTCCATTTTACAGACTTAGAGTTGGTTTCTTAACTCTCCCTGGACAACAATGTCCTTGCCacggaaaaaaaacaacaacaaccattAAAGTTGACTGTTGACTCCGTCTTTGGTTTACTCCATGTACTTAAATGTTGTAAATATCCCttttaactgaaaaaaaaactaataatactAAGTaagaaatatgtataaaatataatgtAAGGTTTAATTAAATCTAATATCATACTTAGCTCTTGTTCACCTTAAATTCGGTCTAGAAACGGAAGGTATGTGGACAATCTGAACTGATACTGTATCATCAGGTATGCTTACAGGTATTTGAACAAATGTGTTGACGTATCTCTCCCATCTGATTCAGTTTAGCTGAGTTGGAGAGTGTGATGTGGCACAATTGATGGCACTGGGAGTGATGTCAGCAGACGGGAGATGAGTTTTggactttgtcttctttaacaCAGCTCTCTGGTGCATATATATAGAGCACTGATCCCTGCTCAATTCACACTCACTCCGAGAGATACAAGGCAAAGGAAACAACTGAGAGGTAAGAAACTGGTTAACTACTAACAATAAACATCTGGAACAACAGCAGAGAAACAGCGAAACCATGCCTAACCATGCCTTTTCACTTTTGCTTTGCAGGATTCCTAAGATATACAGACATGAAGGTCCTTGTAGTTCTCGCTGTTGTTGCTTTTGCTGGTGAGTGCTTTTCACTTTTGATCATTGAGTTGATGAAAATCattacagaagaaacaacaCAGTGACAATAATTCTGGTTTTTCCTGTCAAAAGGTTCCCACGCCAACGTGATATGGCAGGACCAAGCCAGGCCCAGTATGGAGACTGTAAAGAACGCCTTCTGGGATTACGTTGCAAAGGCGACTCAAACAACTGAAGACATTCTGCAGAAGATCAGAGAGTCTGAAATGGGACAGGAAGTCAAGTGAGTTTCAGACAATGATTCGCTGATTTCTGACTGATTGACCTTGTGTTCATCTGTCAGTCTGTATTGGAGAATGGCGATCAGTAAACCTATACTTTTAGACAAATGTACTTTGCAGTGAAGGTGTGAATAATGAGCAGTGAAATTTCAGCTGGAAGGGTAGTAGGGAACTGTAGGATTTAGCAAGCAGAACAGAAGATGTAATTGGGTTGAGCACATCATCAGAGCCTTCGACTGTGGAACTGTTTACTGAGAAGTTATTAAAGATACAGATATTGATACAATATTTCTTCTTTCTGCTCAGTGCCAAGATCTCAGAGAGTGCCGACGCCATCGGCCAGTATGCTGTGGTTCTTCGTGGGCAGGTGACACCTCTGACTCAGGAGACCATGACCAGGTTTTTCCAGGAGGCCGAGCAGTTGAAGGTgcgtctgcagcaggacctgaGCTCTGTGAAGTCCCAGGTGGACCCCTACATGCAGGAGCTAATGTCCACTGTCCAGAAGCAGGTGGAGCAGCTGAAGACAGATGTGGCCCCTTACACTGAAATGGACTCCGAGGCTCTGAAAGCCACTCTGCTGCAGAAGAGTGAGGAGATGAGGGCCAGCCTGGAGAAGAGCGTGAAGGAGATGCAGGCTCAGCTGGGACCCCAGGCcgaggagctgaagcagaaaCTGGAACAGCACATGCAGGACTTCCAGAAGACCATGATCCCAATGGCTGAGAACTTCCAAGACAAGCTGACCCAGAATGCTGAAGAGATGAAGAGGCAGTTGGACCCCTATGCCGAGGACCTGAAGGCCCAGCTCACCGCTCTCTGGGAGTCCTTTGCGAAGAGTCAGTAATCAGATGAATGAATACTGATCAGGAGAGTCTAAGTATTTGCATCAAATGGACTACAAGTTTGTCATATGTTTACAAGGTTCATTCTGGCCACAGATGATGCTGATgttgcactgcactgtactgtaagCATTCCATAAATGTactgtatta
Encoded proteins:
- the LOC140551331 gene encoding uncharacterized protein; the encoded protein is MKVLVVLAVVAFAGSHANVIWQDQARPSMETVKNAFWDYVAKATQTTEDILQKIRESEMGQEVNAKISESADAIGQYAVVLRGQVTPLTQETMTRFFQEAEQLKVRLQQDLSSVKSQVDPYMQELMSTVQKQVEQLKTDVAPYTEMDSEALKATLLQKSEEMRASLEKSVKEMQAQLGPQAEELKQKLEQHMQDFQKTMIPMAENFQDKLTQNAEEMKRQLDPYAEDLKAQLTALWESFAKSQ
- the LOC140551330 gene encoding uncharacterized protein, with product MRVLVVLAIAAFAGCHANPMWPNQAKPSMEIVKDAFWDYVAKATLTTEDILQKIRESEMGQEVNARISESADAISQYAVAVRGQMTPLTQDLMAKISQEAEQLKVRLQQDLSSVNSQLDPYVQELTSNLQQQVEQLKKDVAPYTEMDSEALKATLLQKSEEMRASLEKSMKELPAQLGPQTEELKQKLEQHLQDFQKTMIPMAENFQDQLVHKGQEMQRQLDPYAEDLKAQLTSLWESFAKSSQ